In Kordia antarctica, the following proteins share a genomic window:
- the tsaD gene encoding tRNA (adenosine(37)-N6)-threonylcarbamoyltransferase complex transferase subunit TsaD, giving the protein MSTKDVYILAIESSCDDTSAAVLQNGKVLSNVVANQKIHEAFGGVVPELASRAHQQNIVPVVHQALANANIDKKQLTAIAFTRGPGLMGSLLVGTSFAKSLALGLSIPLIEVNHMQAHILAHFIEEEGQAIPKFPFLGMTISGGHTQIVLVKDHFDMEVIGETLDDAVGEAYDKSGKILGLTYPAGPEIDKLANEGNPKAFPFPKPKVPGLNFSFSGLKTAILYFIQRQTKENPTFIEENLVDICASIQYTIVNIILDKLKKASKQTGIKTIAIGGGVSANSAIRKALKDGEVKYGWTAHIPKFEYTTDNAAMIGIVGYLKYLRKDFADESVTASSRIKI; this is encoded by the coding sequence GTGATGACACTTCCGCCGCTGTTTTACAAAACGGAAAAGTATTGTCAAATGTTGTTGCAAATCAAAAAATTCATGAAGCATTTGGAGGCGTTGTTCCCGAATTGGCTTCGCGCGCACATCAACAAAATATTGTTCCAGTTGTTCATCAAGCGTTGGCTAACGCAAATATCGATAAAAAACAGTTAACTGCCATAGCTTTTACGCGCGGACCTGGATTAATGGGTTCATTACTTGTCGGAACTTCATTTGCAAAGTCGTTAGCACTCGGATTAAGCATTCCGCTAATTGAAGTCAATCACATGCAAGCACATATTTTAGCGCATTTTATTGAAGAAGAAGGACAAGCAATTCCGAAGTTTCCATTTTTAGGAATGACCATTTCTGGAGGACATACGCAAATTGTGCTTGTCAAAGATCATTTTGATATGGAAGTCATTGGCGAAACCTTAGATGATGCTGTTGGAGAAGCGTATGATAAAAGCGGGAAAATTTTAGGACTCACCTATCCTGCGGGACCAGAAATTGACAAATTGGCAAACGAAGGAAATCCGAAAGCATTCCCGTTTCCAAAACCGAAAGTACCTGGTTTAAATTTTAGCTTTTCAGGATTAAAAACAGCTATTTTATATTTCATTCAAAGGCAAACCAAAGAGAATCCAACGTTCATCGAAGAAAACTTAGTGGATATTTGCGCGTCAATTCAATATACGATTGTGAATATTATTTTGGATAAATTAAAAAAAGCTTCCAAACAAACGGGAATCAAAACCATTGCTATTGGCGGCGGCGTTTCAGCGAATTCAGCAATTCGAAAAGCATTAAAAGATGGCGAAGTCAAATATGGTTGGACAGCGCACATTCCAAAGTTTGAATATACAACAGATAATGCCGCAATGATTGGGATTGTTGGTTATTTGAAATATTTACGAAAAGATTTTGCGGACGAATCTGTAACGGCGAGTTCGAGGATTAAAATCTGA
- a CDS encoding 16S rRNA (uracil(1498)-N(3))-methyltransferase produces MQLFYTPELTSETKHYTFSKEESKHMVRVLRKKEDDVLHITNGKGAVFLAKITIADQKSCVVKIMSHEFQEPKSYKLHLAVAPTKMNDRYEWFLEKATEIGIDTITPIICDHSERKIIKAERFEKIIQSATKQSLSTYFPELKPISSFSDFIKRHSDDQLFIAHCEEDKKQSLKQVLKARKDVTILIGPEGDFSTKEIELALANNYIPVTLGETRLRTETAAIVACHSVAFMNEN; encoded by the coding sequence ATGCAACTTTTTTACACACCTGAATTAACATCTGAAACGAAACACTACACGTTTTCTAAAGAAGAAAGCAAACATATGGTGCGCGTTTTGCGAAAGAAAGAAGATGATGTTTTACATATTACGAATGGAAAAGGAGCTGTTTTTTTGGCTAAAATTACAATTGCTGATCAGAAGAGTTGTGTCGTTAAAATTATGTCGCACGAGTTTCAAGAACCGAAAAGTTACAAATTGCATTTGGCAGTTGCGCCAACAAAAATGAACGACAGATATGAATGGTTTTTAGAAAAAGCAACTGAAATCGGAATTGACACGATTACGCCAATTATTTGTGATCACTCGGAACGAAAAATTATTAAAGCGGAACGTTTTGAGAAAATTATTCAATCGGCAACGAAACAATCATTAAGTACTTATTTTCCAGAATTGAAACCTATTAGTTCGTTTTCAGACTTCATTAAAAGACATTCTGACGATCAATTATTTATCGCACATTGCGAAGAAGATAAAAAACAATCGTTAAAACAAGTCTTAAAAGCACGAAAAGATGTCACCATTTTAATTGGTCCTGAAGGTGATTTTTCTACGAAAGAAATCGAACTCGCGTTAGCAAATAACTATATTCCTGTTACTTTAGGAGAAACACGTTTACGCACAGAAACTGCTGCAATTGTAGCGTGTCATTCGGTTGCTTTTATGAATGAGAATTGA
- a CDS encoding DUF4159 domain-containing protein has protein sequence MKKLTILLFLLSISLTHSQEIGILKYGGGGDWYSNPTAIPNLIQFCNENINTTIKKKPQTVEVGSVDLFQFAFVHMTGHGNVFFSDEEAENLRKYLTSGGFLHIDDNYGMNQYIRKELKKVFPNQELKEIPATHPIFKQPYSFPKGLPKIHEHDGLRPQALGLFHENRLVLLFTFESDLGDGWENKEIHNDSDEIRLKALQMGANIVNYAFKN, from the coding sequence ATGAAGAAGCTTACGATCCTTTTATTTTTATTGAGCATTTCGCTTACGCATTCGCAAGAAATTGGAATTTTGAAATACGGCGGTGGCGGCGATTGGTATTCGAATCCGACTGCGATTCCGAACCTGATTCAGTTTTGTAATGAAAATATCAATACAACGATTAAGAAGAAACCACAAACCGTAGAAGTTGGCAGTGTCGATTTGTTTCAGTTTGCGTTTGTACATATGACAGGACACGGAAATGTGTTTTTCTCAGATGAAGAAGCCGAAAACCTGCGAAAGTACTTGACTTCTGGCGGTTTTTTACATATTGATGATAATTATGGAATGAATCAATATATCCGAAAGGAATTGAAAAAAGTATTTCCAAATCAAGAATTAAAGGAAATTCCAGCAACGCATCCAATTTTTAAACAACCATATTCATTCCCGAAAGGATTGCCAAAAATTCATGAACATGACGGTTTGCGTCCGCAAGCATTAGGATTGTTTCATGAAAATAGATTGGTGTTGTTGTTTACGTTTGAAAGCGATTTGGGCGACGGTTGGGAAAATAAAGAAATTCACAACGATTCAGATGAAATTCGACTGAAAGCCTTGCAAATGGGCGCAAATATTGTAAACTATGCGTTTAAAAATTAA
- a CDS encoding cyclic-phosphate processing receiver domain-containing protein, with protein MSYNLFLDDIRVPEMVYRNPADYDFVIVRTYEKFVAYIEANGLPKYISFDNDLGLNTEGEVAEDGYAAAKWLVYESGLDLTKLDFYVHSANPVAAEQIKGLLQNYIKHLKSNS; from the coding sequence ATGAGTTACAACCTTTTTTTAGATGACATTCGTGTGCCAGAAATGGTATATAGAAATCCTGCTGATTACGATTTTGTGATTGTGCGTACGTATGAAAAATTTGTAGCGTATATTGAAGCAAATGGACTTCCTAAATATATTAGTTTTGATAATGATTTAGGATTAAATACTGAAGGAGAAGTTGCTGAAGATGGTTATGCAGCCGCAAAATGGTTAGTATATGAATCTGGTTTGGATTTAACGAAACTTGATTTTTATGTACATTCTGCAAACCCTGTGGCAGCCGAACAAATTAAAGGTTTGCTTCAAAATTATATCAAACATTTAAAATCGAATTCTTAA
- a CDS encoding TrmH family RNA methyltransferase, with protein MSQLTHYTTNFKKRTFPITLVSDQVSNAPNIGSLFRICDAFGVEKIFFCGDNIPVFGRKMTKTARATEKVVPFEVTANIHEVISKLKKDGYTIISLEITEKSESIHELDFSKFEKIALVVGDEKFGINPETMHESDMVTHIEMFGQNSSMNVVQATNIVLYEITRQHIVAN; from the coding sequence ATGTCCCAACTCACACATTATACCACCAATTTTAAGAAACGAACATTTCCGATTACGTTGGTTTCCGATCAAGTTTCGAATGCGCCAAATATTGGTTCGCTGTTTCGAATTTGTGATGCTTTTGGTGTAGAAAAGATATTTTTTTGTGGAGATAATATTCCTGTTTTCGGAAGAAAGATGACCAAAACAGCGCGCGCAACCGAAAAAGTTGTGCCTTTTGAAGTTACAGCAAATATTCATGAAGTAATTTCAAAACTAAAAAAAGATGGTTACACAATTATTTCATTAGAAATTACTGAGAAAAGTGAATCGATTCATGAACTAGATTTTTCAAAGTTTGAAAAAATTGCGTTGGTTGTTGGCGATGAAAAATTTGGCATAAATCCTGAAACTATGCACGAATCCGATATGGTGACACATATTGAAATGTTCGGTCAAAACAGCAGTATGAATGTTGTACAAGCCACAAATATTGTACTCTACGAAATAACGCGTCAACATATAGTTGCGAACTAA
- a CDS encoding AI-2E family transporter, translated as MTSNTIANGILKALGIILGVFLVLYFLYKIQTVITYIAIAAVISLIGRPIVRFLKRRLRFRNTLATIFTMVILIGLFVGLISMFIPLIAKQGHNLSLLNIEELQGSIETLYIQISEFLDTKNIDLDQSLKDSKLLSNIDYSILPNFFNSLISGLGNFSIGLLSVLFISFFLLKDSKLLEDGVMVFVSNKSEDKMSRSFEKIKDLLSRYFVGLVFQILILFIIYTIALLIFGINNAIVIAFLCALLNLIPYIGPLFSGVLMMILCMTSDLDSDFSTIILPNTIGVMMFFVAGQLIDNFLSQPMIFSNSVKSHPLEIFLVIIIWGILFGILGMVVAIPSYTAIKVILKEFLSENKIVQSLTKDL; from the coding sequence ATGACTTCAAACACAATTGCAAACGGAATTTTAAAAGCCTTGGGAATTATTTTAGGCGTTTTTTTAGTCCTATATTTTCTCTACAAAATACAAACAGTAATCACATACATTGCGATTGCCGCCGTTATTTCTTTAATTGGAAGACCAATTGTACGTTTTTTAAAACGACGTTTAAGGTTCAGAAATACACTTGCCACTATTTTTACAATGGTGATATTGATTGGCTTATTTGTTGGTTTAATTTCTATGTTTATTCCGCTTATTGCAAAACAAGGACACAATTTATCCTTACTGAATATTGAAGAATTACAAGGAAGTATTGAAACCTTGTACATACAAATTTCTGAATTTTTAGATACGAAAAATATCGATTTAGATCAATCATTAAAAGACTCAAAACTGCTTTCAAATATTGATTATTCTATTCTTCCAAACTTTTTCAATTCACTAATTAGCGGTTTAGGAAACTTTAGTATTGGCTTATTATCTGTATTATTTATCTCGTTCTTCTTACTGAAAGACAGCAAGTTACTTGAAGATGGCGTCATGGTTTTTGTATCAAATAAAAGTGAAGATAAAATGAGCAGATCGTTTGAAAAAATTAAAGATTTATTGTCACGATACTTTGTCGGTTTGGTATTTCAGATTCTAATTTTATTCATCATTTATACCATTGCGTTGCTTATTTTCGGAATTAACAATGCTATTGTAATTGCCTTTTTATGTGCATTATTAAACCTAATTCCTTATATCGGACCTTTATTTAGTGGAGTTTTGATGATGATTTTATGTATGACAAGTGATTTAGATAGTGATTTTAGCACCATCATTTTACCAAACACAATTGGCGTAATGATGTTCTTTGTTGCGGGACAATTGATTGATAATTTTTTGAGTCAACCAATGATATTTTCAAACTCTGTAAAATCGCATCCGCTAGAAATTTTTCTTGTCATTATTATTTGGGGAATTTTATTCGGGATTCTTGGAATGGTAGTCGCGATACCTTCATACACAGCAATTAAAGTGATTTTGAAAGAATTTCTTTCCGAAAATAAAATTGTACAATCGCTTACTAAAGATTTGTAA
- a CDS encoding class I SAM-dependent methyltransferase — MNLALLTPKIQQFINDHLHEDSTKLLLKYKDVNGIPFAEIIEQIQAKARCEKKLPTWFSAESIYFPNKLNIEQTSSEQTAIYKAGLVQGTSMIDLTGGFGVDCYEFSKRFQNVTHCEISSELSEIVTHNHKALGVSNIKTIAEDGIQYLQNSKQKYDCIYIDPSRRNDTKGKVFLLEDCLPDVVSHQNVLFQHADTILIKTSPLLDITNGLRALQHVKEVHVVAVQNEVKELLWLLDKNVVSAAILIQTINIKKKETETFSFHLSEEKEATANYSLPKKYLYEPNAAILKAGGFLSIAKAFGLEKLHQHSHLYTSDELITFPGRCFEVQKTVPYTKKIIKKELNLTKANITTRNFPESVASIRKKLTIADGGTDFLFLTTVFTGKKTVIHCKKV, encoded by the coding sequence TTGAATTTAGCGCTTCTTACACCAAAAATTCAGCAATTTATCAACGATCATTTACATGAAGATTCAACGAAACTTTTGTTGAAATATAAAGACGTTAATGGAATTCCGTTTGCCGAAATTATTGAGCAAATTCAAGCGAAAGCCAGGTGTGAAAAGAAATTACCAACTTGGTTTTCTGCTGAAAGTATATACTTCCCGAACAAATTAAATATTGAACAAACTTCTTCTGAACAAACAGCAATTTATAAAGCAGGTTTAGTGCAAGGAACTTCTATGATTGATTTAACAGGCGGTTTTGGTGTAGATTGTTATGAATTTTCAAAACGATTTCAAAACGTAACACATTGTGAAATTTCATCAGAATTATCTGAAATTGTAACACATAATCACAAAGCACTTGGAGTTTCAAATATAAAAACCATTGCGGAAGATGGAATTCAGTATTTGCAAAATTCAAAACAGAAATACGATTGTATTTATATTGATCCTTCACGCAGAAATGACACAAAAGGAAAGGTATTTTTATTAGAAGATTGTTTGCCAGATGTAGTTTCGCATCAAAACGTTTTATTTCAACATGCAGATACAATTTTGATTAAAACGTCTCCGTTACTCGATATTACAAATGGTTTGCGCGCTTTGCAACATGTAAAAGAAGTTCATGTAGTTGCGGTTCAAAATGAAGTAAAAGAATTGTTATGGTTGTTAGATAAAAATGTAGTTTCAGCAGCTATTTTAATTCAAACTATAAATATAAAGAAGAAAGAAACGGAAACATTTAGCTTTCATTTGTCTGAAGAAAAAGAAGCAACTGCGAATTATTCGCTTCCAAAAAAATATCTGTACGAACCAAATGCCGCTATTTTAAAAGCTGGCGGATTTTTAAGTATAGCAAAAGCTTTTGGACTTGAAAAATTGCATCAACATTCACATTTATACACATCAGATGAACTGATTACGTTTCCTGGAAGATGTTTTGAAGTGCAAAAAACAGTTCCATATACTAAGAAAATTATTAAAAAAGAACTAAATTTAACCAAAGCAAATATTACGACTCGTAACTTTCCTGAATCTGTTGCTTCCATTCGGAAAAAATTAACAATTGCGGACGGCGGCACCGATTTTTTGTTCTTAACTACTGTGTTTACTGGAAAAAAAACAGTTATACATTGTAAAAAAGTCTAA
- a CDS encoding ArsR/SmtB family transcription factor → MGITKTIGFSEEINTMADILKALGHPARLSIMQYLANSPSCICNDLVLELPLAQPTISRHLSELKRVGLIQGQISGKNICYCINPQKWNEVLQHLETITVLVSKNKKC, encoded by the coding sequence ATGGGAATAACTAAAACTATAGGGTTTTCTGAAGAAATCAATACAATGGCTGATATTTTAAAAGCGCTTGGTCATCCAGCGCGATTGTCAATTATGCAATATTTGGCGAATAGTCCGTCGTGTATTTGCAATGATTTGGTATTGGAACTTCCACTCGCACAACCTACGATTTCAAGACATTTATCAGAATTGAAACGTGTTGGATTGATTCAGGGGCAAATATCTGGAAAGAATATTTGCTATTGCATCAATCCGCAAAAATGGAATGAAGTTTTACAACATTTAGAAACTATTACAGTTTTGGTATCCAAAAACAAAAAATGCTAA
- a CDS encoding DUF6428 family protein — MKLSEVKRHLENLEQLDFYLPNSQKVESHFHVTEVGQVSKHFIDCGGVVRTEKVVNFQLWSADDIDHRIEPKKLMNIIELSEKILHIEDLEVEVEYQAETIGKYGLDFEDNHFVLTTKQTDCLAKDNCGIPVGKPKMKISELQANVAACCTPESGCC, encoded by the coding sequence ATGAAATTATCAGAAGTTAAACGTCATTTAGAAAATTTAGAACAACTCGATTTTTATTTACCAAATTCACAAAAAGTAGAAAGTCATTTTCATGTGACAGAAGTTGGACAGGTTTCAAAACACTTTATTGATTGTGGCGGCGTTGTGAGAACTGAGAAAGTAGTAAACTTTCAATTATGGTCAGCAGATGATATTGACCACAGAATTGAGCCAAAGAAATTAATGAATATTATTGAGCTTTCCGAAAAGATTTTACACATTGAAGATTTGGAAGTTGAAGTAGAATACCAAGCAGAAACGATTGGAAAATATGGCTTGGATTTTGAAGACAATCACTTTGTATTAACAACAAAACAAACCGATTGTTTGGCAAAAGATAATTGCGGAATTCCAGTAGGAAAACCTAAGATGAAAATTTCTGAATTGCAAGCGAATGTAGCTGCTTGTTGTACTCCGGAATCTGGTTGTTGTTAA
- a CDS encoding phosphatase PAP2 family protein — translation MRTHLLFFLLSIFIVSQTSFSQTLETGNVSTHDKWEFVLEDTGDVLQIALPLTAVITTIIKKDWQGTKQFALSYGTGFIITHSLKRIVRKERPEGRNLFDAFPSGHTTSAFSGATFIQRRYGWKYGKWAYVLAAIVGVSRMEGPDGWHDIWDVLAGATVGIGSTYIFTKPYQKNQMQVGFSANKGDYLIGFKYQF, via the coding sequence ATGAGAACACATTTACTATTTTTTTTACTGTCCATTTTCATAGTTTCTCAAACCTCTTTTTCACAAACTTTAGAAACAGGCAATGTTAGTACACACGATAAATGGGAATTTGTATTAGAAGATACGGGCGATGTTTTACAAATTGCTTTACCATTAACAGCAGTAATAACAACAATAATTAAAAAAGATTGGCAAGGTACTAAGCAATTTGCATTGTCTTATGGTACTGGTTTTATAATTACACATTCGCTAAAAAGAATAGTGCGTAAAGAACGACCTGAAGGTCGTAATCTTTTTGATGCTTTTCCATCTGGACATACAACTTCGGCTTTTTCAGGTGCTACCTTTATACAACGTCGTTATGGATGGAAATATGGTAAATGGGCTTATGTACTTGCAGCCATAGTAGGTGTTAGCCGAATGGAAGGTCCGGATGGCTGGCACGACATTTGGGATGTTTTAGCAGGCGCTACAGTTGGAATTGGTAGTACTTATATTTTTACAAAACCATACCAAAAAAATCAGATGCAAGTTGGTTTTAGTGCTAATAAAGGTGATTACTTAATTGGTTTTAAATATCAGTTTTAA
- a CDS encoding glycosyltransferase family 2 protein has product MDKELTIIVPVYNEEDNLERVEKELTAYAKSAKIPVKILFVNDGSKDKSQELIEKICANSTIFNFLSFQENRGLSAAIKAGFDETTTNLVGYIDSDLQTAPSDFDLLLEHIGEYDLVTGVRANRKDSFVKNMSSKIANGIRRAFTSDGMDDTGCPLKIIKTDFAKRIPMFKGLHRFLPAMILLQDGKIKQVPVQHFPRIAGEAKYGLWNRLLGPLLDCFAYVWMKKKYINYTIAKKG; this is encoded by the coding sequence ATGGATAAAGAACTAACGATCATCGTTCCTGTATATAATGAGGAAGATAACTTGGAAAGAGTTGAAAAAGAGTTGACTGCGTATGCGAAATCAGCTAAAATTCCTGTCAAAATTTTGTTTGTAAATGATGGCTCCAAAGATAAAAGTCAGGAACTAATTGAAAAAATCTGTGCAAACAGTACTATTTTCAATTTTCTTTCTTTTCAAGAGAATCGTGGTTTGAGTGCCGCAATTAAAGCAGGATTTGACGAAACTACCACAAATTTGGTTGGTTATATTGATTCCGATTTGCAAACGGCACCTTCCGATTTTGATTTACTCCTAGAACATATTGGCGAATACGATTTGGTAACTGGCGTTCGTGCCAACCGAAAAGATTCGTTTGTTAAAAATATGTCTTCAAAAATTGCGAACGGAATTCGTAGAGCATTCACGAGCGACGGAATGGACGATACAGGTTGTCCGCTAAAAATTATCAAAACAGATTTCGCAAAACGAATTCCGATGTTTAAAGGTTTGCACCGTTTTCTTCCTGCAATGATTTTATTGCAAGATGGAAAAATAAAACAAGTTCCTGTGCAACATTTTCCAAGAATTGCTGGCGAAGCAAAATACGGTTTATGGAATCGCTTACTCGGTCCGTTACTAGATTGTTTTGCATACGTTTGGATGAAGAAAAAATACATCAATTATACGATTGCTAAAAAAGGATGA
- a CDS encoding lipid-A-disaccharide synthase N-terminal domain-containing protein, translated as MTSWYIFAIGALAQLLFSGRTLLQWIISEKNKKVLTPALFWKLSLIASFLLFIYGYLRNDFAIMLGQVLTYFIYIRNMQLQGEWRKMHQFIRVFILIFPLIIIAIGYNNNKQDVDNLLNSEAIPDWLLILGVIAQIIFTLRFVYQWIYSEKNKESSLPFGFWMLSLLGSSLIFTYAIFREDPILIAGHIFGIVTYIRNIMLLRNQS; from the coding sequence ATGACTTCTTGGTACATTTTTGCAATTGGCGCACTTGCCCAACTTTTATTTTCGGGTAGAACGTTGCTTCAATGGATCATTTCTGAAAAGAATAAAAAGGTATTAACGCCTGCTTTATTTTGGAAACTAAGTTTAATAGCTTCCTTCCTACTCTTTATTTACGGCTATTTACGAAACGATTTCGCCATTATGCTTGGGCAAGTTTTGACGTATTTTATTTATATCAGAAACATGCAATTGCAAGGCGAATGGAGAAAAATGCATCAATTCATTCGGGTTTTTATTTTGATATTTCCGCTAATCATTATCGCGATTGGATATAATAATAACAAACAAGATGTTGATAATTTACTGAACAGTGAAGCCATTCCCGATTGGTTATTGATTTTGGGCGTCATCGCACAAATAATTTTCACGTTACGTTTTGTGTATCAATGGATATATTCTGAAAAAAACAAAGAATCAAGTTTGCCGTTTGGTTTTTGGATGTTAAGTTTACTCGGTTCAAGTTTAATATTTACGTATGCGATTTTTAGAGAAGATCCAATTTTGATTGCAGGTCATATTTTTGGAATTGTCACGTATATTAGAAACATAATGCTATTAAGAAATCAGTCATGA
- a CDS encoding ArnT family glycosyltransferase, producing MNFIHEKNYVWILVIVCFAIFFINLDVLYPNIMEARNFITAREMVSDGNWLLTTMNGEARYEKPPLPTWLAAISGMIFGFKSLAGLRIPSAIITLVLVLFSYRFGVYFLKNKKQAFINSLLLATSFYIIFAGRNGTWDIFAHGFMIVGIYYVFQFFSSEEKIWRNALIAGTFIGLSFMSKGPVSHFALFLPFIISYSIVYKYTNFKKKWLPLLGLIIVTGILSSWWAIYIYEMDTETATAIAEKESTAWQDRNVRPFYYYWSFFVQSGIWTVVAFVSLLYPYLKLRVSNLKAYKFSLFWTIFAVILLSIIPEKKSRYILPVLIPLAYTTSFLIEYMFRTFKVNKNKLETFPVYLNFGIVGVIGVVFPIVGYIFLKDNLSGFYTRFIITSLVFVPIGFFILKYLFKKEIQRSFYLIILFVMSIIVLGFPLANALLDNPNYNSLQDISRKAEVEKIPVYMFNIQSPELVWDYGGKIPLVHSHDLEIPKEETFKVLVMIDGKKGLEKAFPNYTITYQETFDLNPIDETKGGYKDRLRTEMYLVEKN from the coding sequence ATGAATTTTATACACGAAAAAAACTACGTTTGGATTTTAGTGATTGTATGTTTTGCCATCTTTTTTATAAATCTTGACGTTTTGTATCCGAATATCATGGAAGCCAGAAACTTCATCACAGCACGTGAAATGGTTTCCGATGGAAATTGGCTTTTGACAACAATGAACGGAGAAGCTCGTTACGAAAAACCGCCTTTACCAACGTGGCTCGCGGCGATTTCAGGTATGATTTTCGGTTTTAAAAGTTTGGCTGGCTTGCGAATTCCTTCTGCAATAATAACGCTAGTTTTAGTGCTTTTCTCCTATCGTTTTGGAGTTTATTTTTTGAAGAATAAAAAACAAGCATTTATCAACAGTTTGCTACTTGCGACTTCGTTTTACATCATTTTTGCAGGACGAAACGGAACTTGGGACATTTTTGCACACGGTTTTATGATTGTTGGAATTTACTATGTTTTTCAATTCTTCTCATCGGAAGAAAAAATATGGAGAAACGCTTTAATAGCAGGAACTTTCATCGGGTTATCCTTCATGAGTAAAGGTCCAGTTTCACATTTTGCGCTGTTTTTACCGTTTATCATTTCGTACAGTATCGTTTATAAATACACGAATTTTAAGAAAAAATGGTTGCCATTACTAGGATTAATCATTGTTACAGGAATTTTATCTTCTTGGTGGGCAATTTATATTTATGAAATGGACACAGAAACCGCAACTGCAATTGCGGAGAAAGAATCAACTGCTTGGCAAGACCGAAACGTACGTCCGTTTTACTATTATTGGAGCTTTTTTGTACAATCGGGAATTTGGACAGTTGTTGCGTTTGTGAGTTTATTATATCCGTATTTAAAATTGAGAGTTTCGAATTTAAAAGCGTATAAATTCAGTTTGTTTTGGACGATTTTTGCGGTGATTTTATTATCAATCATTCCTGAGAAGAAATCACGTTATATATTGCCTGTACTGATTCCATTAGCGTATACAACAAGTTTCCTGATCGAATATATGTTTCGGACGTTTAAAGTGAATAAAAACAAGCTTGAAACGTTTCCTGTGTACTTAAATTTCGGAATTGTGGGCGTTATTGGCGTTGTGTTCCCAATTGTTGGCTATATTTTCTTGAAAGATAACTTATCAGGGTTTTACACTCGATTCATTATCACATCTTTGGTATTCGTTCCAATTGGATTTTTCATCTTAAAATATCTATTCAAAAAAGAAATTCAACGTTCATTTTACCTCATCATTCTATTTGTAATGTCGATTATAGTACTTGGTTTTCCTTTGGCAAATGCATTATTAGACAATCCAAACTACAATTCACTTCAAGATATATCGCGCAAAGCGGAAGTAGAAAAAATTCCTGTGTACATGTTTAATATTCAATCGCCCGAATTGGTGTGGGATTATGGTGGAAAGATTCCGCTTGTTCACAGTCACGATTTAGAAATTCCGAAAGAAGAAACATTTAAAGTTTTGGTAATGATTGATGGCAAAAAAGGACTCGAAAAAGCATTTCCTAATTATACAATTACCTATCAAGAAACCTTTGATTTGAATCCGATTGATGAAACAAAAGGTGGTTATAAAGACCGATTGCGAACGGAAATGTATTTGGTTGAAAAAAATTAA